The DNA region GAGAGCACGGATGACTTCGGCGTGGGGGCCGTCGTATCGGGCGCGACTGTGCCTTGGTCCAGCACTGGGGGGCTCCTTCATCGCTGCGGGTCAGTGGACGGGACCTGCGGCGGTGACACGGGCGTCACGAAAGAGACCCGAGGGGGATGGGGAACCGCTGAGCAGACGGTCGCCGCCACTCCTGGTACGAGGCATGAGCCTAAGCCCCGGAGTTCGCGCCAGTAATGCAGGGTTGTTGCGCATCGGCGGATGATCATTGCGCATTTCCGTTACAGGCGGGGAAACATTGTCCCGCACCGCATGAAACGACACATTGGGGTGTCCGGGGTGTACGGGCTCCGCACGCGGGTAGGCGCTCCTCGCGCCGGCTGACCCACTCGGTGGGTCAGCCGGCGCCGTCACGGTCGGAGGCGTCCATGAGCCGGCCGCCCCCTGGGCGCTTGACGTGCGGCCCGGTCCGAGATCGGAACCCCCAGCGATCCCGGCCGCCCGGCGTTGCTGGAGTCCCGGGCCGTTGTACGCGCCCCGGTGCGGCTTCGTGGTGGTGGACACCGGGTTCGCCCAGTAGTCGCGGCCTCCGTGGCCGCTGATCACGGAGCCGTTGTTCAGGGCGGGGGACGTGGTTCGCAGCTTGTGACCGTCGACGGACTGGATCGTGTCGCCGCCGGTGCCGGGGTTCACGAAGTGCGGGTCGCCGACGATCCCGTTTCCGTGACAGCGCGCGACATACAGGCGGTGGCCCCGGGTAGGCGGACGGTACACAGTTCGCAGGAGGAACCCATGTCCGGATTGGTTACGCGCATCAAGCAGTTCTCCCGCACCCCGCAGGGACGCCGAGCGATCGCGAGCGCCCGCCGCGCCGCCGCCGACCCGCGTAAGCGCTCCCAGGCCCGCGGTCTCATCGGTCGGTTGCGCGGGCGCCGGTGACGGGGGGCGATCGGGAGGGCAGGCGGATGGCCAAGGGAGGTCTGACACGCTGGGAACGGGTGCTGGAGCGCTGGGAAAGCGCTCTGGTCCCCAGGACCCACCACGATGAGCCCGTCGAACTCCTCGACGCGCTGCGGCGAGAGTGTGATTCCCGGGCCGTCGTGTGCAGTGAGAGCAGAGTGGTCGTGCCCAACGCCTACGAGGTGGAACTGGACGCCCGCGTGCACGAGGAGTTGGTGCGGCAGACCGGCGGCGACGTGGGAGAGGCGCTGACCGACGACCTGGCACGGCACGGCGAGCGCATGGGATACGAGTGGGTGGGGCCGCTCACCCTGCGCGTCAGTCCCACCGATCGCCCGTCCGGTGATCCCTACCGGGTGAGCAGTGCCCCCATGCCGCACGTGCGTGCGGACGCCTTCCCGGCGGAAGGTTGATCCTCGCGGTGGGTCCGGCCGGTACCCGGTGGATGGGCCGAGGCCCTCGCCATGGCGCCGCGGTGCCGCAGGTCCCTGCGCAGGGCCGCGTGTACACGGGGTGCCGGTAAGAATGCTGTCACCAGCCGCAAACGGCGGTGCTCTTTGGAGGGCGTCACCCGTGTGGGTGAGTCCTGGGCTGTACGGCTGCGGTGGGTGAAGCTCTGCGGGGACGATCGTCGATCGTGGCCCGTACTCCGCTGGACCTGGATGAACCCGTCGAGCACTGGACGCTACTGAAAGACGAGCAGGCGCTCGTGTCCGGCAAGCGTGGTGCGACGCGACTGGGCTTCGCGGTACTGCTGAAGTTCTGCACGCAGTACGGCCGGTTTCCCCGGAATCGGGTATAGCTGCCTGGTGAGGGCGTGGAGTTCGTGGCCCGGCAGGTACAGGTTCCCGCCTCGGAGCTGGGTTTCTACGACTGGACGGGCCGCACGGTCGAGTACCACCGTGCGCAGGTCCGGGAGCACCTCGGCTTCGGTGAGTGCAGCGTCGCGGACGCGGAGAAGCTGACGGCGTATC from Streptomyces sp. B1I3 includes:
- a CDS encoding FhaA domain-containing protein is translated as MAKGGLTRWERVLERWESALVPRTHHDEPVELLDALRRECDSRAVVCSESRVVVPNAYEVELDARVHEELVRQTGGDVGEALTDDLARHGERMGYEWVGPLTLRVSPTDRPSGDPYRVSSAPMPHVRADAFPAEG
- a CDS encoding DUF4158 domain-containing protein, whose product is MARTPLDLDEPVEHWTLLKDEQALVSGKRGATRLGFAVLLKFCTQYGRFPRNRV